The DNA sequence GTCGATCAGAAGATCGGCAAGCTGGAAAAATACCATCGGGATTACGGCGGGTTTGATCGGCCACACGGTCCATATGAAATCGACATCCGCCACTGGCAGGAAATATCCCGCCGCCCGCTTCGCCAGCAGAGTCAGCGGCGGACTTTGATGCGCCGCTGAATCTCAGCTGACTTACAGTGTCTGGCGCTCTCTCCCCTTCTGACAGCAGCGATTCGCATATCGATCTCCCAGCGCCGGTTTCCTGTTATATTAAAGAATCTGGGAAAAAATCGTGGAAAACCGTTTTCAACTGATTAGATTGATAGGGATCTGCATCTTGCAAGCGCGCTGATTTTGACCAGGCTGCCTATGAGGAGAAAGCCATGACTGAAGACGCCATCGTTCAGGAATACCGGGAACAGGGGTTTGTGCACATTCCCGAATTCTACTCTGCCGAACAGCTGGCCCAGATCCGTGCTGCGGTCGATCGCTATAATCGGGAAGTCGTTCCCGGGGTGCCTGAGAACGATGTGGTCTTTGAAGCGGATGGCACCGCGATTCGCAACTGCTGGCGGATGCAGATCCACGATCCGTTCTTCGCAGAGCTTCCGCAGGCAGCACAGCTGCAGCCCCTGATCGCTGCCCTGGTCAACGGCACGCCCCTCTGTATGGGAGTCGAGACGTTTAACAAGCCCGCAAAAGTCGGCTCGGGTGTACCGCCGCATCAGGATAATGCCTACTTCTGCCAGGAACCACCGGACGTGCTTACGGTCTGGGTTGCCCTGGATGAGGTCACGCCGGAAAACGGTCCGGTACAATACGTGGGTGGCTCGCATCAGGCAGGACTAAAGGTACATACGCCATCAGGCGTGAAAGGGAATTCCTTCGGTCTGGCAGAAGAAGTTGATGCCGCCACAGCGACGCCGGCACTGCTGAAAGCGGGCGATGTGCTGATCCATCACTGTCAGACCATTCATTTCAGCGATCCCAATGTCAGTGATCATCCGCGGCTCGGTCTGTTGATGGTCTTTCGAGGTGAACACACACAGGATTCGCCTGAAATGAAAGCCGCTTACCAGAAGGCACGGGCCCTGATGGAGTCGCAGGCAAGCTGATCCGGCTGTATTTCCCGCTCCCGGCCTCCTGGCAGGTGTTCAAATTGTCGCCAGTGGTCGGTTCTGCGTCAAAAGAGACCGATTCGGGAAGAATTCGGGAATCTGCGTTACTTTCCGGTGATTTAAAGTGACTTCCGTACCCCGTTCTGCTTGATTTTCCCTGTTTTGACGCTTAGATAAGTGGTTACCTTTCATAATTCCGTTCTGAGAGGAAGCGATTGGCCGTTTGTTGACTTCAAAAAAACAGCACCCTAAAATCGCTAACTTAGCATTGTTTAATAATTCGACTTCAAGACACAGGGAGAGAATCGAATCTACGCTCCTGAAAATTCAGGTCGTTGATTAGCATTTTTCGGTTCTTATTTCGCTCGCCAAATAACGCAAAGGGGAATGACAACGATGAGTGACCAGGCTAACGAAAACATTGAAAGTGTTCTTCAGGAAACTCGATCATTTCCGCCGCCAGCCGAGTTCGTCGAACAGGCCAATATTTCGAGCAAAGAACAGTACGAAGAGCTCTGGAACCGGGCCAAAGACGATCCGGCCGGTTTCTGGGGCGATCTGGCTCAGGGACTCGAATGGTCTCAGCCTTATGATCAGGTCCTCGAAGGCGAGATGCCCGAGACCAAATGGTTCACGGGTGGCAAGATCAACGCTTCGGTCAACTGCATCGACCGTCACCTCGACAGCTGGCGGAAAAACAAGGCCGCTATCGTCTGGGAAGGCGAGCCGGGCGATACCCGCGTACTGCGTTACCAGGACCTGTACCGCGAAGTCTGCAAGTTCGCGAACTGCCTGAAGAAGCTGGGCGTTGAGACCGGCGACCGCGTCACCCTGTATATGCCCATGGTTCCCGAACTGGCCATCGCCATGCTGGCCTGCTCACGCATCGGGGCGACTCACTCGATCATCTTCGGCGGTTTCAGTGCCGATGCCATCGCCGACCGCAACAATGACGCCCAGGCCAAACTGGTCATCACCGCCGATGGCGGCTGGCGTCGCGGTAAAAATATTCCGCTCAAAGAAGCCGTCGACCAGAGCCTGGAAAAATCACCCAGCGTCGAAAAGGTAGTTGTCTACCGTCGTACCGGCTGTGAAGTCGATATGGTTCCCGATCGTGATTACTGGTGGCACGATCTGATGGAAGACGTCTCCGCAGAATGCGATCCGGTCGAACTCGACAGCGAACACCCGCTGTTCATCCTCTATACTTCCGGAAGTACCGGTAAGCCCAAGGGTGTGCAGCACTCCACCGGCGGTTACCTGCTGGGAACGATGATGACCTCCAAGTGGGTCTTCGACCTCAAAGAAGACGACACCTACTGGTGTACCGCCGACATCGGCTGGATCACCGGTCATAGCTACATTGTCTACGGTCCCCTGGCCAACGGAGCGACCACCGTGATGTACGAAGGGGCTCCCAACTGGCCCGATGAAGGTCGCTTCTGGGAGATCATCGAGAAGTACCAGGTCAACATCTTCTACACGGCCCCGACCGCGATTCGTGCCTTCATCAAGTGGGGCGACGAATGGCCCAACAAGTACGATCTCTCCAGCCTGCGTCTGCTGGGAACCGTGGGTGAGCCGATCAACCCCGAAGCCTGGATGTGGTACCACACCGTCATCGGACAGGAACGCTGCCCGATCGTCGATACCTGGTGGCAGACCGAAACCGGCGGCATCATGATGAGCCCGCTGCCCGGCGTGACCGCCACCAAGCCCGGCAGTTGTACGACTCCCCTGCCCGGTGTTGTGCCTGATATCGTCACCGCAGAAGGCGAAAGCCTGGGCGACAACCAGGGCGGTCTGCTCGTGATGCGTCAACCCTGGCCACACATGCTGCGAACCCTGTACGGCGACCACGAGCGGTTCAAAGACGTCTACTTCAGCACCATTGAAGGTTGTTACCTGGCCGGCGACAGTGCCCGCCGCGATGAAGACGGTTACTACTGGATCATGGGTCGTATCGACGACGTGATCAACGTTTCCGGTCACCGTCTGAGCACGATGGAAGTTGAAAGCGCCCTGGTGGCACATCCCAAAGTTGCCGAAGCAGCCGTGGTTGGTTTCCCCCATGAAATCAAAGGGGAAGGCATCTGCTGTTTCGTCACCCTGACGACAGAAGATGGCAGCGATGAGTTGAAGAACGAACTCAAGCAGCACGTGCGAACTCAGATCGGCGTGGTCGCGACACCGGATGAAATCCGCTTTGCCGCCGCTCTGCCGAAAACCCGCAGTGGTAAAATCATGCGACGTCTGCTGCGTGACATCGCCGCCGGTCGGGAAAGCACGGGCGATACCACGACGCTGGAAGACTTCAACGTCATCGCGAATCTGAAACAGAAAGAGGACTAAGACTCGCGGACTCAGGTCCCCGTTATCTATAATGTGCCCTGCGGCACAAAACCGATTTTGCAGGATGGTCGCTTTCGGCCATCCTGCTCTTTCTTTATACACTGACTTTTTTTCACTGGAAATAGAGGCACTCTGATGGCGGATGATCAACTTTCTCAACTGTTTGAACTGGTAAAACAGGGAACGCTCTCTGTGGAACAGGCGGTCGAGCAGGCGGAGAGCCAGGGACATCACAAATCGGGAATGCTCTCTTCCGCGAACATCGACCTCGATCGCAGTTCCCGCTGCGGTTATCCCGAAGTCATCTACTGCGAAGGCAAGACATCCACCGCGCTGGTTGAAATCTTCACGCTGCTGCTCGAATCAAAACAGCGCTGCCTGGGCACACGGATTTCCGAAGAGCAGGCCGAGACCGTACTCAAGCAGTTTCCACAGGCGATCTACAATCAGGTGGCGCGGACGATTCGCATCCCGGAAAAAGATGCTGCTTTCGACGAAGAGTTGACCAAAGGCAAAATCACGGTGCTGACCGCAGGCACCAGTGATCGTCCCGTCGCGGAAGAGGCAATGGAAACACTGATCTGGATGGGCTACGAGCCGGACCTGATCGTGGATGTGGGCGTCGCAGGGCCACATCGCCTGATCGAACAGTTACCCCGCATTCAGAATGTTTCGGCCATCATCGTGGCTGCCGGCATGGAAGGGGCGCTCCCCTCGGTGGTCGGTGGCTGGGTCTCCTGCCCGGTGATCGCAGTGCCGACGAGCGTCGGTTACGGCGCGAGCCTGGGCGGCCTGACGGCGCTGCTCGGCATGCTCAACAGTTGTGCCGCGAATGTGACCGTGGTTAATATCAATGCAGGCTTCAAAGCCGGTTTCATCGCCGGCCTGATCGCCGACCAGCAGCGTTCCTCCTCCGAAAGTTGACCCCATAACAAGAGACTCCCGCCATGCTGAATCTGTCCCCCCGTACTCTGCTCTGCGTTCTGCTTATCCTCATCGGCAGCGGTCTGTCAGGATCTCCAACACACGCGGCAGAAGAGCAACCGGCCCTGGATCCGATCGTGCGGGTTGTCGATCTGAACGTGGGTGAAACGACGACGGTCACGCTCAGCAATGGAGAACAGGTCAAAGTTAAACTCTGTGATCTCAAGGAGACCCGCGATCCGATTCGCAATGCAGTGCGCAGTGCTGTCGTCACCGTGGAAGTGGACGGCGATACCATCGAACTCGAATCGGGCATGTATAATCTGCCGGTAGGCATGGGCAAGGCGCAGATCGATTGTTCCATCACCAGTGGCTACAACTCCAACGGCACGCCGTCATTCTGGGGGCTCGACAAGGATGCCCGGCTCCGCCTGTGGCCGAATGGTTCGCCGCTGCTCAAACCAGGTTCATTTATTTATCCCGTCGATCAACGCTGGTTTGCGACGCGCACCTGGTACGACAATGAACCGGTAGACGGCGGCCACGAGATCCTGCCAAAAATTTACTATCACAGCGGTCTGGATATCGGTGGTGCCGAAAAACTGACGCGGGTCATCGCGGCCACCGATGCGATTGTGGTCTCTTCCGGAACGGACGTGCTGAACGGCCATGAAAAAGATACACCCGTCGCGAAGCGGTATGATGTCGTCTATCTGCTGGATGCCCGGGGCTGGTATTACCGTTACAGCCACCTGCACAAAATCAACGATCGCATCCGCCCGGGACGACTGATCAAACAGGGCGAAGAGATCGGTATCCTCGGAAAGAAAGGGGCCAGCGGCGGCTGGTCGCATCTGCACTTTGAAATCAAGAGCCGCCAACCATCGGGCAAGTGGGGCACCCAGGCAGGCTACGCATTCATCTGGGAAGCATACCGTAATCAATACCAGCCCAAACTGGTCGCGAACACCCGCCGCAAACACATGGTCCTGCCAGGTAACACGGTCACCCTGAGCGGAGTACAGTCCTACAGTGTTAATCACAGCATTGTTGATTACGAATGGATCTTCAGTGACGGCACGACCACCCGGGGCCCGGCGATCGAACGCAAATATGACTCTCCCGGCATCTATTGTGAAACGCTTAAGGTCACCGACGAAGCGGGGAACGTCGATTATGATTTCGCGGAAGTCATGGTCCTCGATCCCAAAGACCGGGAACATTACGTGCCCCGGATCCATGCGAGTTACTGGCCTTCGCTCAAGAACAGAGTAGGCGAACCGATCACTTTCAAGGTCCGGTCATTCAATAATACATTCGGCGAAGAGGTCTGGGACTTCGGTGATGGCACACCTGAAGTCCGGGTTAAATCAGACGGTAATGTGAACCCGCTGAATGAAGATGGTTACGCGATCACAAAACACACGTATCAGAAACCCGGCGATTACCTGGTGAAGGTGGAACGCAGCCGCGAGGATGATGTGAAAGCAGAGACACGCTTACATGTGCGGGTGGAACCGTAATTCGATCGCTTCAGATAGCCATGTGGGTGGTCCCGGATAAAATCCGGGATTGCCGCAGGCAACAGGAAACTGTCAGAGCACGCTGGCAATTGAGAAAACAGTCGCCGACCTCGTTTCATTTCAGCAACGAAGTGGCTCACCAAACTCGTTAGCACACACAGTCTGTTTACTGCTCGCTCCGCTCGGCACGAATTGCATTCGTGCCCACCCTTTCGCTTATCAGCAAACCAGAGCCGGCAATCGCATTCCCTGCTGGCAATTGACTCCCTGCAGATTTACAATGTGAGGGAACTGCATCAAACACGGACTCATTCCTTCAAACATACCTGCCGGGAACCTGCCTGCCATGAACGCGCACCTGCTGACCCTGTGTCTCAGCCTGTTAACCCTGATCTCCCTACCCGCTGCTGTTGTCTCTGCTGCCGATGAGAAAACGGAACCGTCGACCGTCGATTTCAAAGGCAAGGTCGCGCAACAACTGGCGTCTCTGAGGAAAGAGCAGGCACTGATTCACTCTGCTCTCGGTGTCACTCGCCGGGAAACGCCGATTCCCTGCGTGTTCTCTGCCGATGATCTGAACTTTGAAACTGACAAGACGCGCGTCCTGTTGATCGGGGGAATGGACGGTTCACAGACATCCGTTGATGCGGTGATCGATGCCGTCAACTGGTTTTATGGATCGGAAGCAGCAGCACCGCTGCGGAAACAGTTCTCACTTTCAGCAGCCCCGATTGCCAATCCGGATGGCTGGGCACTGCAACAGGGACCGAAAAATGCATCAGGCGGCGATCCGACCACAGGTTACCCGCCACAGGGCCCCGCCTATCACGATGCTCAGAAACCGGAAGTTCAATACCTGTGGCGGTGGATCGGCATGCATGCCCCGGATCTGGTGGTTGATGTCCGCGCGGGTCAGCAGCCACAGTGGTTCATCCCGAAAACCGCTCGCAAAGAAGTGCGCGGACTGCAGTCGCAGTTGTCACCCGTGCAAACCGCGAACGCAGGCTGGGAACTGGCTGCCGCTTTGAATACCGAGTCCCCATCTCTGATCGGACCGATCCCTGCCTTGGGTCTGGAGGTCTCAACTCAAGATAAGTCTGCGTTCCTCTCCACACTGCTGAAGGCGTTAAAGGAGACATCGTTTCCGGCGCCCTCTCCCGCACGTGAGGAACTGATTCAGCGTCAACAGCGGACGCCGATCCAGGTCGCTACGCAGCTCTCGAAAGTGTACGGCAACGATCTGGGTCGGCTCTCGTATCTGCCCGTGCTTTCACTCATCAGCCAGATTCGACTGGGACAACTGACGAACGATCAGAGTCGTCTGCCTCACGTCGAGAAAATCACACAGGAGTATTTGAAGAAGAACCCCCAGCCCCTCGAAAACAAAGGGGGCGGATCAGTCATCGCCGGTCACTTGCTCTTTTCCGAGCTGACCAAAGCAACCGGCAACCGGGATTACCTCAAGTACGCTCAACAGGCGGCGGACCTGGGTTTTGACGCGCAAGGCAAGATGAAAGAGTCGATGCCGCACCATGTCGAAATGAGCGATGCGGTTTTCATGTCGTGCCCGATTCTCGCGGTCGTAGGTCGGCTGACCGGGGACTCGAAATACTACGACATGGCGATGAAACACTGGCGCTTCATCCAGAAGCTGGACCAGCGACCGGACGGCATCTATCGTAATTCTCCCCTCAGCGATGCCGCCTGGGGTCGTGGAAATGGTTTCCCCGCGCTGGGACTCGCACTGGTCCTGAGCGAGTTGCCCGTGCATTCGCCGTTGCGGGAACAGTTCGTAGAGGGACATCGTCAGCACCTGGAGGCGCTCAGCAAACATCAGGATCCGACGGGCATGTGGCACCAGGTGATTGATCATCCGGAAAGCTACCGCGAAATGACGTCCACCTGCATGATTACCTTTGCCATGATTCGTGGCGTGCGGGAAGGCTGGCTGGACGAAAGCGTCTATACGCCTCTCATCGAGAAAGCCTGGGAAGGGATCAAAACCCGGGTCGCGCCGAACGGAACCCTGGTCGATGTCTGCACGGGTACCGGCAAACAGAAGAACCTCCGCGGTTATCTCGATCGCATGGCGATTCTCGGTAATGACGCTCGTGGCGGGGCGATGGCCTTCATCGTCTCTAACGAAATGGCACAGTGGCTCAATGAACGGGCCAACGCCGCTCAGCAGAAACAGGATTAAATGTTCTCTGCTGATGGTGATACTTTGAAAATCAACCTGGAATGTGCACTACAGGAATGATCAAACAAGACCTCTGAGCTCCTCGGAAAGGACTGTCATGATTTCGCGATTCTCTGTTCTGCTGTTATTTGTGCCTGCACTCGTGATGCTTTCGCTCAGTGTGACTGAAGTTTACGCGGAACAGGCGGCGCTGCGTGCCGGGGCCGCGATGATCGACATTACCCCCGAGCCCGGCGTTTCACTGGACGGCGTTATTTCCAAGAACGGCCCCGTCACAGGAGTGCATGACCGGATCTATTCCCGTGCCCTGGTCCTCGACGATGGAAACACGCGGGTTGCGATCTGCGTGAACGACCTCTGCATGGTCGAGCGGAGTTACTTCGATCGGGCCAAGCAGATCGTATTTGAGAAGACCGGACTGCCCGCGAATCGGATGCTGATGACCAGCACGCACACACATGCGGCGCCCCGCGTTCCCTATGGTCGCGCGAGCGAGCAGGACGATGTCTACTATCAGGCGCTGATCCAGAAGATGGCCGAGGCGATCATTACTGCCGAGCAGAATCTCGCACCGGCCCAGATTGCCTGGGGGTCCTTCGACGCCGGTCGCTATGCCGCGTGTCGGCGTTTCCTCGCAGAGAAAGGGAGCGTCTCGCTGAATCCGTTTGGTGTCGCGGGAGAGCAGATCAAATCGGTATCAGGGCGCAGCAAACAGATCATTCAACCCGCGGCTGACATTGATCCCCAGTGCTCGATTCTCTCCGTGCAACACGCCGACGGTACTCCGCTGGCAGTACTGGGGAACATGAGCATTCATTATTGTGGTGGTTACAGGAAGGGAGAAATCAGCGCGGATTACTTTGGTGCGTATGCGAAATATCTCGCGGAGAAACTGAAGTCGAGCGGTTCCCATCCCCCGTTTGTGGGCATGCTCTCCAACGGCACCAGCGGGAATGTGGGCGCGGTGATGAAACAGGACAAACGGAAGTATCAGCCGTTCGAATGGATTGACGAATCGGGAAAGCAGTTCGCCGAACAGACCATCAAGGTCCTGGCACAGTTGCAGTACCAGCGCAAGGTTCCGGTGGAGATGGTCGAGCGCGAAATTGAACTGGCGATCCGTAAGCCGGATGAGGAACGCCTGGCCTGGGCACAGGAGATCCTGGCGAATCCGAAACAGAAAACCTTGCATCCCTGGTCGAAGATTTACGCGACCGAAGCGGTCGAACTCAACAAGTACCCGGCGACGGAAACCATCAAGCTGCAGGCCATTCGCATCGGCGATCTGGGTATTGTCGGTCTGCCTTGTGAAGTCTTTACCGAAACCGGGCTGGCGATCAAAGCGGGCAGCCCTTTCGGTGCCACCTTCTCCATGGAACTGGCTAACGGATCGAGTGGTTATCTGCCCACACCCACACAGCATGCGTTAGGCGGTTACGAAACCTGGCCCGCCCGGAGCAGTTACCTGGAGATCGAAGCGGAGACCAAAATCCGGCAGACGGCCCTGGAGCTGCTGCGTGAGTTACACAACTGAGTTCTGACGCTTAGCGGTCGAGCCAGCTGCTGAGGGTGACGGGCAGTTTCTTGATCATCCCGTCGCGAAGCAGTTCGACTTGTACCACATCGCCGGCTGATTTCCCCCCGATCAGTTTCACGAGGGCATCGAAGTTCTCAACCGGCTTGTCGTCGAACTTGAGGATGAAGTCTCCCGAGCGGATCCCGGCCTTCTGAGCGGCCAGACCATCGGAGACTTCGCCGACCAGGCAGCCCCCCTGGTCCCGGATGCCGGTCATGTGGGTGATGCCCAGCATGGCATCACTGTCGCGGGTCTGGAACTGAGTCGCGGGGAGTGCCCGCATCAGATCTTCCAGTGCAAGATCCGGAAGAGGATGTCCTTTGATCAGATACAGCACCGGAAACTTTCGGACCCGCTTGATGAACCGCAGGCCGTCTTCGCCTCCGGTCCACTTGGAGCCCAGGGCCACATAGCGTACCTGTCCGGGCTCCACACTGCCGCCCGGTGCTGTTCTGGCGATGTCTTCAGGCGTCCAGAGTTTGACCGTGCCGCCCATTTTTTTGATTTCGCGGACGGCCCGTTTTTCCCGAATGTCGGCGTGCCGGTCGATGGCTTCTTCGGCGCGAATGGCAACCGAGGGATTCTTCGCCTTCGTGAGTTTCTCGAGTGCGTCTTCGGCAGGTCCAACCGAATTGGCTTTCCCCAGAATGTAGACCTGTTCGATCACGAGAATCGCGCGGACCGCGGCTTCGAGACTGTCCCCCTGGGTTACCTTGAGCAGTGGCGGAACAACCTGTTCGCCAAACTTAGGCAGTTCCTGGGTCGCTTTCTGGCGGGCCTGATAGTCATCGCTCTGGAGATCGAGAATGTAGTCAACGGCCTGTTGCGGCAGCGCTGCTGTTTCTTTTTCCTGTGAGTACGCAGGATAACCGGTCGTGAGCAATGACAGGGCCAGTGCTCCCGCGAACAGGGTTGCGAAACATGATTTCATCTGGTTTGTACCTCTGGAATTAAGTGCGTCTTTTCAAGGGCGACTTCATTCCATTTTCGAACAAACCAGAGTGGAAATCAATACGAGACTTTATCAGAGCACCCGGAACAGGCGTTATTCTGCCTGTTTGAGTGTTTCCATCATCAGGCCGGGGCGATCGGTGGTGATACCGGTAATCCCCATCTCTACCAGCTTTTTCGCATCTTTGACGTCGTTGATCGTCCAGACGAAGACAGGCAGGCCGGCCGC is a window from the Gimesia benthica genome containing:
- the acs gene encoding acetate--CoA ligase, with protein sequence MSDQANENIESVLQETRSFPPPAEFVEQANISSKEQYEELWNRAKDDPAGFWGDLAQGLEWSQPYDQVLEGEMPETKWFTGGKINASVNCIDRHLDSWRKNKAAIVWEGEPGDTRVLRYQDLYREVCKFANCLKKLGVETGDRVTLYMPMVPELAIAMLACSRIGATHSIIFGGFSADAIADRNNDAQAKLVITADGGWRRGKNIPLKEAVDQSLEKSPSVEKVVVYRRTGCEVDMVPDRDYWWHDLMEDVSAECDPVELDSEHPLFILYTSGSTGKPKGVQHSTGGYLLGTMMTSKWVFDLKEDDTYWCTADIGWITGHSYIVYGPLANGATTVMYEGAPNWPDEGRFWEIIEKYQVNIFYTAPTAIRAFIKWGDEWPNKYDLSSLRLLGTVGEPINPEAWMWYHTVIGQERCPIVDTWWQTETGGIMMSPLPGVTATKPGSCTTPLPGVVPDIVTAEGESLGDNQGGLLVMRQPWPHMLRTLYGDHERFKDVYFSTIEGCYLAGDSARRDEDGYYWIMGRIDDVINVSGHRLSTMEVESALVAHPKVAEAAVVGFPHEIKGEGICCFVTLTTEDGSDELKNELKQHVRTQIGVVATPDEIRFAAALPKTRSGKIMRRLLRDIAAGRESTGDTTTLEDFNVIANLKQKED
- a CDS encoding neutral/alkaline non-lysosomal ceramidase N-terminal domain-containing protein, translated to MISRFSVLLLFVPALVMLSLSVTEVYAEQAALRAGAAMIDITPEPGVSLDGVISKNGPVTGVHDRIYSRALVLDDGNTRVAICVNDLCMVERSYFDRAKQIVFEKTGLPANRMLMTSTHTHAAPRVPYGRASEQDDVYYQALIQKMAEAIITAEQNLAPAQIAWGSFDAGRYAACRRFLAEKGSVSLNPFGVAGEQIKSVSGRSKQIIQPAADIDPQCSILSVQHADGTPLAVLGNMSIHYCGGYRKGEISADYFGAYAKYLAEKLKSSGSHPPFVGMLSNGTSGNVGAVMKQDKRKYQPFEWIDESGKQFAEQTIKVLAQLQYQRKVPVEMVEREIELAIRKPDEERLAWAQEILANPKQKTLHPWSKIYATEAVELNKYPATETIKLQAIRIGDLGIVGLPCEVFTETGLAIKAGSPFGATFSMELANGSSGYLPTPTQHALGGYETWPARSSYLEIEAETKIRQTALELLRELHN
- a CDS encoding PKD domain-containing protein, producing MLNLSPRTLLCVLLILIGSGLSGSPTHAAEEQPALDPIVRVVDLNVGETTTVTLSNGEQVKVKLCDLKETRDPIRNAVRSAVVTVEVDGDTIELESGMYNLPVGMGKAQIDCSITSGYNSNGTPSFWGLDKDARLRLWPNGSPLLKPGSFIYPVDQRWFATRTWYDNEPVDGGHEILPKIYYHSGLDIGGAEKLTRVIAATDAIVVSSGTDVLNGHEKDTPVAKRYDVVYLLDARGWYYRYSHLHKINDRIRPGRLIKQGEEIGILGKKGASGGWSHLHFEIKSRQPSGKWGTQAGYAFIWEAYRNQYQPKLVANTRRKHMVLPGNTVTLSGVQSYSVNHSIVDYEWIFSDGTTTRGPAIERKYDSPGIYCETLKVTDEAGNVDYDFAEVMVLDPKDREHYVPRIHASYWPSLKNRVGEPITFKVRSFNNTFGEEVWDFGDGTPEVRVKSDGNVNPLNEDGYAITKHTYQKPGDYLVKVERSREDDVKAETRLHVRVEP
- a CDS encoding PDZ domain-containing protein is translated as MKSCFATLFAGALALSLLTTGYPAYSQEKETAALPQQAVDYILDLQSDDYQARQKATQELPKFGEQVVPPLLKVTQGDSLEAAVRAILVIEQVYILGKANSVGPAEDALEKLTKAKNPSVAIRAEEAIDRHADIREKRAVREIKKMGGTVKLWTPEDIARTAPGGSVEPGQVRYVALGSKWTGGEDGLRFIKRVRKFPVLYLIKGHPLPDLALEDLMRALPATQFQTRDSDAMLGITHMTGIRDQGGCLVGEVSDGLAAQKAGIRSGDFILKFDDKPVENFDALVKLIGGKSAGDVVQVELLRDGMIKKLPVTLSSWLDR
- the larB gene encoding nickel pincer cofactor biosynthesis protein LarB; this encodes MADDQLSQLFELVKQGTLSVEQAVEQAESQGHHKSGMLSSANIDLDRSSRCGYPEVIYCEGKTSTALVEIFTLLLESKQRCLGTRISEEQAETVLKQFPQAIYNQVARTIRIPEKDAAFDEELTKGKITVLTAGTSDRPVAEEAMETLIWMGYEPDLIVDVGVAGPHRLIEQLPRIQNVSAIIVAAGMEGALPSVVGGWVSCPVIAVPTSVGYGASLGGLTALLGMLNSCAANVTVVNINAGFKAGFIAGLIADQQRSSSES
- a CDS encoding glycoside hydrolase family 88 protein, coding for MNAHLLTLCLSLLTLISLPAAVVSAADEKTEPSTVDFKGKVAQQLASLRKEQALIHSALGVTRRETPIPCVFSADDLNFETDKTRVLLIGGMDGSQTSVDAVIDAVNWFYGSEAAAPLRKQFSLSAAPIANPDGWALQQGPKNASGGDPTTGYPPQGPAYHDAQKPEVQYLWRWIGMHAPDLVVDVRAGQQPQWFIPKTARKEVRGLQSQLSPVQTANAGWELAAALNTESPSLIGPIPALGLEVSTQDKSAFLSTLLKALKETSFPAPSPAREELIQRQQRTPIQVATQLSKVYGNDLGRLSYLPVLSLISQIRLGQLTNDQSRLPHVEKITQEYLKKNPQPLENKGGGSVIAGHLLFSELTKATGNRDYLKYAQQAADLGFDAQGKMKESMPHHVEMSDAVFMSCPILAVVGRLTGDSKYYDMAMKHWRFIQKLDQRPDGIYRNSPLSDAAWGRGNGFPALGLALVLSELPVHSPLREQFVEGHRQHLEALSKHQDPTGMWHQVIDHPESYREMTSTCMITFAMIRGVREGWLDESVYTPLIEKAWEGIKTRVAPNGTLVDVCTGTGKQKNLRGYLDRMAILGNDARGGAMAFIVSNEMAQWLNERANAAQQKQD
- a CDS encoding phytanoyl-CoA dioxygenase family protein; the protein is MTEDAIVQEYREQGFVHIPEFYSAEQLAQIRAAVDRYNREVVPGVPENDVVFEADGTAIRNCWRMQIHDPFFAELPQAAQLQPLIAALVNGTPLCMGVETFNKPAKVGSGVPPHQDNAYFCQEPPDVLTVWVALDEVTPENGPVQYVGGSHQAGLKVHTPSGVKGNSFGLAEEVDAATATPALLKAGDVLIHHCQTIHFSDPNVSDHPRLGLLMVFRGEHTQDSPEMKAAYQKARALMESQAS